A single genomic interval of Alteromonas sp. CI.11.F.A3 harbors:
- a CDS encoding Crp/Fnr family transcriptional regulator encodes MLTQEYSTVLTSSMWFSSLPENLQCALLDKVRVRHLKAGQQLHAKGEEGIGFYGVCEGRLRVMNIGANGKEMLFALLGPGTWFGEISLFDDLPRTHNSVCEIDTVIAVIPKNAFNAVLKAHPELYPHFARLLCSRVRSAFQFIDSSAGLNLQHQLIKRLLMLTTSYGQHLPQDSAITLTLSQESLAQMINSSRQTVNQLLGELQSQGLLHLHYGKITISRPNALFALLVDED; translated from the coding sequence ATGTTAACTCAAGAATACTCAACCGTTTTAACCAGCTCGATGTGGTTTTCTTCACTCCCTGAAAACTTGCAATGCGCCTTGCTCGATAAGGTACGTGTTCGTCATTTAAAAGCAGGTCAACAACTGCATGCTAAAGGCGAGGAAGGCATTGGTTTTTACGGTGTATGTGAAGGCCGCTTGCGTGTAATGAATATTGGCGCCAATGGCAAGGAAATGCTGTTTGCCTTGCTAGGGCCGGGCACCTGGTTTGGTGAAATCTCTCTGTTTGACGATTTACCTCGTACCCACAATAGTGTGTGCGAAATAGATACCGTTATTGCGGTTATCCCCAAAAATGCCTTTAACGCAGTGTTAAAGGCACACCCTGAGCTTTACCCTCACTTTGCCCGCCTGCTTTGTTCTCGAGTAAGAAGCGCGTTTCAATTTATCGATTCCAGCGCGGGGCTAAATTTACAACACCAGTTAATTAAGCGCCTACTGATGCTAACCACCAGTTATGGCCAGCATTTACCCCAAGACAGCGCCATTACCTTAACTTTATCGCAAGAGTCTTTAGCGCAGATGATAAACAGTAGCCGACAGACGGTGAATCAGCTCCTAGGCGAATTACAAAGCCAAGGGTTACTGCATTTACATTATGGGAAAATAACGATTAGTCGCCCAAACGCTTTGTTCGCATTGCTTGTTGATGAAGATTGA
- a CDS encoding aspartate-semialdehyde dehydrogenase, giving the protein MSQAFDVAVLGATGLVGQTIIELLAERGFPVNRLYPLASKRSAGTSISFKGEDVEVLDADTFDWSLVQFGFFSAGGSISAEFAPRAADAGCIVIDNTSEFRYEPDIPLVVPEVNAHVLADFRNRNIIANPNCSTIQMMVALKPIHDAVGIDRINVSTYQSVSGAGKEAMEELVKQTASLLNARELETKAFSRQIAFNVIPQIDAFQDNDYTKEEMKMVWETQKIMGDDSILVNATAVRVPVFYGHGEAIHLETRAPIDAEQVKQLLADAPGIKVYDAADQFPTQVSSASGNDTVHVGRIRNDITHPCGLNLWVVSDNIRKGAATNSIQIAETLIRDYL; this is encoded by the coding sequence ATGTCACAAGCCTTTGACGTTGCCGTATTAGGCGCGACCGGTCTAGTTGGGCAAACCATCATAGAACTACTGGCAGAGCGTGGCTTTCCAGTAAATCGTTTATATCCACTAGCCAGCAAACGTTCAGCGGGAACCAGTATTAGCTTCAAGGGCGAAGATGTAGAAGTGTTGGATGCAGATACTTTCGATTGGTCGTTGGTACAGTTTGGCTTCTTCTCAGCAGGCGGCAGCATTTCTGCTGAATTCGCGCCACGTGCAGCTGATGCAGGCTGTATTGTTATTGATAACACATCTGAATTTAGATACGAGCCAGACATTCCGCTTGTAGTGCCAGAAGTTAATGCGCACGTACTGGCTGACTTTCGTAACAGAAACATTATCGCCAATCCAAATTGTTCAACCATTCAAATGATGGTGGCGTTGAAGCCAATACATGATGCTGTAGGTATTGACCGTATTAACGTGAGTACGTATCAGTCGGTATCGGGGGCAGGAAAAGAAGCCATGGAAGAGCTGGTGAAGCAAACTGCTAGCCTGCTAAATGCGCGAGAACTTGAAACAAAAGCGTTTAGCCGTCAAATCGCCTTTAACGTTATTCCTCAAATTGATGCGTTTCAAGACAATGACTACACCAAAGAAGAAATGAAAATGGTGTGGGAAACACAAAAGATAATGGGCGATGACAGCATCTTGGTCAATGCCACTGCAGTAAGAGTACCGGTATTTTATGGACACGGTGAAGCTATTCACTTAGAAACTCGCGCACCAATAGATGCTGAGCAAGTTAAGCAGCTACTCGCTGATGCGCCAGGCATTAAAGTTTATGATGCTGCTGATCAGTTTCCTACACAAGTAAGCAGTGCAAGCGGCAATGATACCGTTCACGTTGGGCGTATTAGAAATGATATAACTCACCCTTGTGGTCTTAACCTATGGGTGGTGTCAGACAATATCCGTAAAGGTGCGGCAACCAACAGTATTCAAATTGCTGAAACCCTAATTCGCGATTACCTGTAA
- a CDS encoding class II aldolase/adducin family protein, whose translation MSSEVKTQVSEQEWQTRVDLAACYRAVAMYGWDDLIFTHISARVPGPEHHFLINPYGMMFDEVTASSLVKVDLHGNKVMEREYDINPAGFTIHSAVHEARDDAKCVMHLHTTEGVALSVLEEGLQAYSQQSLFPLASLSYHAYEGVALNPDEKARLVRDLGDTQFMILRNHGLLTCADNIADAFLFMFIFQRACEIQLKAQATGQKLIPIHSAILQGIRAQASEVTKQAGGSLAWPGIKRRVARRFPGFDE comes from the coding sequence ATGAGTTCAGAAGTAAAAACTCAGGTGAGTGAGCAAGAATGGCAAACCCGTGTAGATTTAGCGGCGTGTTATCGCGCTGTGGCCATGTACGGTTGGGACGATTTAATTTTTACTCATATATCTGCAAGGGTACCAGGGCCTGAGCATCACTTTTTAATAAACCCTTACGGTATGATGTTTGATGAAGTTACAGCGTCAAGTTTGGTAAAGGTAGACTTACACGGCAATAAGGTGATGGAACGTGAGTACGACATCAACCCTGCGGGCTTTACTATTCACAGTGCGGTACACGAAGCTAGAGACGATGCGAAGTGCGTTATGCATTTGCATACCACCGAAGGGGTAGCACTTTCAGTACTAGAGGAAGGACTACAAGCCTACTCACAGCAGTCTTTGTTCCCGTTAGCCTCGTTGTCGTACCACGCCTATGAAGGCGTAGCCTTGAACCCTGATGAGAAAGCGCGCCTAGTACGTGATTTAGGTGATACGCAATTTATGATTTTACGAAATCACGGCCTGCTTACCTGTGCCGACAACATTGCCGATGCGTTTTTATTTATGTTCATTTTTCAGCGAGCCTGCGAAATTCAGTTAAAAGCACAAGCTACAGGTCAGAAGTTAATTCCAATCCATTCTGCTATTTTGCAAGGGATCCGCGCTCAAGCGTCAGAGGTAACCAAGCAAGCGGGTGGCAGCCTAGCTTGGCCAGGTATTAAACGGCGGGTTGCACGTCGATTCCCTGGTTTCGACGAATAA
- a CDS encoding GGDEF domain-containing protein, whose amino-acid sequence MATSNLWGNELEFRRTVLRVVLLVIIVAGGIFTINNWIVGHRVLAFVELLVVFLSLAILAVHKKTPNLTLWSSLFLFALYTVILIGILTASFTSALYSWLFIVPVLSYLLLGTRLGTIYSVLYVFSGCAILTYRHIVQNTGTPVIAIVNIALTLTAIWALSYTYEQKRVQTVKRLQEMASLDPLTGLNNRLLLGSIFDMLCETLPEKQKSVSMVLVDLDQFKKVNDKYGHGVGDAVLVDVSRIINSMRRRNDWAFRFGGEEFCLLIPDVTPAQAHSIAERLRHSVEHTLNAEGFDAAMTVSIGVAHWPENGGGLSQIYKVADERLYKAKEQGRNQIVSE is encoded by the coding sequence ATGGCTACTTCTAACTTGTGGGGCAACGAACTCGAGTTTCGTCGTACGGTATTAAGAGTTGTTCTACTTGTTATCATTGTTGCAGGGGGCATTTTTACTATCAATAATTGGATAGTAGGCCACAGAGTATTAGCTTTTGTTGAGTTGTTGGTTGTATTTCTTTCGCTGGCTATTCTAGCAGTTCACAAAAAGACACCGAACTTAACGTTATGGTCTTCCCTCTTTCTATTCGCTCTATACACCGTCATTCTTATCGGCATTCTAACGGCTTCATTTACCTCGGCGCTGTACAGCTGGCTATTCATTGTTCCAGTACTATCCTATTTGCTGTTGGGCACTAGATTAGGCACCATATACTCTGTTTTATATGTATTTTCAGGCTGCGCTATTCTGACATACCGACATATCGTGCAAAACACTGGCACGCCCGTTATCGCCATTGTAAATATTGCGCTAACCCTGACGGCTATTTGGGCGTTGTCCTATACCTATGAGCAAAAGCGAGTGCAAACCGTGAAGCGATTGCAAGAAATGGCATCGTTAGATCCGCTCACCGGGCTGAACAACCGCTTGCTACTAGGCTCAATTTTCGACATGCTCTGCGAAACCTTGCCTGAAAAACAAAAGTCTGTCTCTATGGTATTAGTCGATCTTGATCAGTTTAAGAAGGTAAACGACAAATATGGCCATGGCGTGGGTGATGCAGTACTCGTTGACGTATCACGAATTATCAATAGTATGCGCAGACGAAACGATTGGGCTTTTAGATTCGGCGGCGAAGAATTCTGCTTACTCATACCCGACGTTACGCCTGCTCAGGCACATAGCATTGCAGAGCGCTTACGGCATTCAGTTGAACACACGTTAAACGCAGAAGGCTTTGACGCTGCCATGACCGTAAGTATCGGCGTGGCTCACTGGCCTGAAAATGGTGGCGGGTTGTCTCAAATATACAAGGTCGCCGACGAGCGGCTTTATAAAGCCAAAGAACAAGGTCGCAATCAGATAGTCTCTGAATAG
- a CDS encoding FimV/HubP family polar landmark protein, whose protein sequence is MKLHLTGLVLLTLCLLAPHNNVDAQERATLLKGPKNATSQYSGLEYGPIDSQDTLWRIAERYRQNNNLSVYQVMSAIYELNPNAFEQQNLNLLVDGSMLKLPSERYISRIDARQAQIRAESDERTFAELLNKPGSSVRNIKPPAPLVNQNDLSQTQSNIEQKITRLDQEQTRQFDELRMQFAASLENVEALLNENRKLYERVDEVNGELQELRNQVEGDVKSQIDTQVALQQELLDMMKAEQMQREAEKQKSMWSSLSSPMLLIIGSGILTLLLVGGLIAWLLKRKPAEAAEAPEVPEISDDVPVPDTDMADLASALEPDLGDSMELTDDDLFNDDDLLDDVLTSELEESLDDDLETFGDLDDDMLVPEDDTDDLFESGSEELDQNELDSLFDDDDLSDKLSEDENNSLEGFDLSGDDDDDLAGFDDSLDSDLGEELDEAQDETDIEEAPDASEPDALDDDFDIDDILDGAMAEAATSDSVDDIFEAAQSASNESEEDTATLPSVDDEDETPEISIDDLLEQNAPEPTLLDELDSKDELINEDMIDKLDDEINQQNQELDRITDDLLNEIEQIEMMGGLDEAGDESAEDGESEEDAIESVSSAPSPQAIQSLDNITDDLDEIDVEDMENANDFSDPLSDDLISELQAESEEELGFDENTLEEESAPEEDESADDDFSDPFTDDLLAELEADIESDDEGVEPEAEPELAETDFDDPLTDDLLAELEAGIDSEDDALAPEAADEATPAFDENGDFDDPLTDDLLAELEAENQPDEAPQDEPEETTATEAPEVDGDFDDPLTDDLLAELEADIESDEDADSGDALADELLAELEADIDSGIDSDFEQTQPDAPLDNEIEPQEVDDFDESDQDLVDEAPADDDELAEEQHVEESPVEEEPVEQEPVNDALAEDVPEDTAQSTEPEESKLDELDEALEDTAEEIALDGEDEVDGLDDIDTPIEEEAIEDAESTIDEPAEAAGLELDQEQEAITSDDSAQPESDVEDETHDALADELLAAVNADSEPEAELVVDEPRPADENDDELVLDELETDETDLDDDKPFEELESLGSADQVIDDPEAEIQDIASLEEAESQDDVDGFNEDEIVDEASPAEAQLDFDNDDSEDALEDTREDIQENDSEDALESADPESVDGAHSDEEIDSDDEEIDSDKESQSDEESDSDEEDELLTDDLLSELDSDIETGQEVSPDEPDADDEINEDDLEDTFDIEPDANEPLAEAEAEAEAEAEADPLDDALAAFDKQMMDDIPTFGELSDDAEEPEPEPEPEPEPEPEPESDDYDDSILDSAFDEIDEFELEHEVDGVVPEPLANEEPSADKEPSATEKDPSDFDELEDVPGLDDWLSGTEESEQEEIFDDLDGAEFDELLQSIESEQADEPSLEADTTESTESLNLEDGPELKLDGPEPELKLDNPDLDLSALLNDVDLDAEAESRTPPEDFLDVEALMDDGEDNEIDPDSAELDLDVSLSDFTGVNDADDVIDIDKDAGQNANLDLARVYLEMDDIVAAKELLEDVMNLGSEEQKQEAESILKSIS, encoded by the coding sequence ATGAAATTGCATTTGACGGGCTTAGTTTTACTTACTTTATGTTTACTAGCCCCCCACAATAATGTCGATGCACAGGAACGCGCTACCCTGCTGAAAGGGCCCAAGAACGCGACCAGCCAGTATTCTGGATTAGAATACGGCCCCATTGATTCTCAAGATACCCTTTGGCGTATAGCTGAGCGTTATCGTCAAAATAATAACCTGTCGGTTTATCAGGTTATGTCAGCTATTTACGAACTTAACCCCAATGCATTTGAACAGCAGAACTTAAATTTATTAGTTGATGGTTCAATGCTGAAGTTGCCTTCAGAACGGTATATTTCTCGTATCGATGCTAGACAAGCACAAATTCGAGCAGAAAGTGACGAGCGAACCTTCGCTGAGTTGCTAAATAAACCCGGTAGCAGCGTACGAAACATCAAGCCGCCTGCGCCTTTGGTGAATCAAAACGATTTAAGCCAAACCCAATCCAATATAGAACAGAAAATAACGCGTTTAGATCAAGAGCAAACCCGTCAGTTTGATGAACTTCGGATGCAATTTGCTGCGTCTTTAGAAAACGTGGAAGCCTTGTTAAATGAAAATCGCAAACTGTATGAACGAGTAGACGAGGTCAACGGTGAACTTCAAGAGCTTCGTAATCAGGTTGAAGGCGATGTTAAATCACAAATAGATACGCAAGTGGCGCTACAGCAAGAGCTGCTCGATATGATGAAAGCCGAGCAAATGCAGCGAGAAGCAGAAAAACAAAAATCGATGTGGAGTTCGCTTTCTAGCCCGATGCTTCTGATTATAGGTTCCGGCATTCTTACCTTATTATTGGTAGGCGGGCTAATTGCTTGGTTGTTGAAACGTAAGCCAGCTGAAGCTGCGGAAGCACCTGAAGTTCCAGAAATCTCTGATGATGTGCCAGTACCAGATACTGACATGGCTGACTTGGCCAGTGCACTGGAGCCAGATCTTGGCGATAGCATGGAGCTGACGGATGACGATCTTTTCAACGACGACGACTTGCTTGATGATGTGCTTACCTCTGAACTAGAAGAAAGTCTTGATGATGATTTAGAAACCTTCGGCGACCTTGATGATGACATGTTGGTGCCAGAAGACGATACCGATGATTTATTTGAGTCGGGCAGCGAAGAGCTTGATCAGAACGAGCTAGATAGTTTGTTCGATGATGATGATTTGTCCGATAAGCTGAGTGAAGACGAAAACAACAGTTTAGAAGGGTTTGATTTATCTGGTGATGACGATGATGACCTAGCTGGCTTTGACGATTCTTTAGACTCAGACCTTGGTGAAGAGTTAGACGAAGCGCAAGACGAAACCGATATTGAAGAAGCGCCAGATGCGTCTGAACCCGACGCCTTAGATGACGACTTTGATATTGATGATATTTTAGATGGCGCAATGGCAGAAGCCGCCACGAGTGATTCAGTAGACGACATTTTTGAAGCCGCACAGTCTGCATCGAATGAAAGCGAAGAAGATACTGCCACCTTACCCAGTGTTGATGACGAAGACGAAACACCTGAAATCAGTATTGATGATTTACTTGAACAAAATGCGCCAGAGCCAACACTGTTAGATGAGCTAGACAGTAAAGATGAGCTTATCAATGAAGATATGATTGATAAGCTTGATGATGAAATTAATCAGCAGAACCAAGAACTCGATCGTATTACTGATGATTTGCTCAACGAGATTGAGCAAATAGAAATGATGGGTGGCTTAGACGAAGCCGGGGATGAAAGCGCTGAAGACGGCGAAAGCGAAGAAGATGCAATAGAGTCCGTTAGCTCAGCACCTTCGCCACAAGCCATTCAGAGCCTAGACAATATTACTGACGACCTAGATGAAATTGATGTTGAAGACATGGAGAATGCAAATGATTTCTCTGATCCCCTGTCTGATGATTTAATTTCCGAATTGCAGGCAGAAAGTGAAGAAGAGTTGGGCTTTGATGAAAATACTCTTGAAGAAGAGAGTGCTCCTGAGGAAGATGAATCTGCAGATGATGATTTTTCTGACCCATTCACAGATGACTTACTCGCCGAGCTTGAAGCTGACATTGAATCGGATGATGAAGGTGTTGAACCAGAAGCGGAACCTGAATTAGCAGAAACTGATTTTGATGATCCGTTAACGGACGATTTGCTCGCAGAACTAGAAGCGGGTATTGATTCCGAAGATGATGCATTAGCGCCCGAAGCAGCAGATGAAGCTACGCCTGCCTTCGACGAAAATGGCGACTTTGATGACCCCCTTACTGACGACTTATTAGCTGAACTAGAAGCTGAAAACCAGCCAGACGAAGCGCCTCAAGATGAGCCTGAAGAAACCACTGCTACTGAAGCTCCAGAAGTTGATGGTGACTTTGATGATCCTCTTACTGATGATTTACTCGCTGAGTTAGAAGCAGATATTGAATCAGATGAAGACGCAGATTCCGGCGATGCCCTTGCAGATGAGCTTCTTGCTGAACTTGAAGCTGATATCGACAGTGGCATCGACAGTGATTTTGAACAAACTCAGCCTGATGCGCCGTTAGACAATGAAATCGAGCCGCAAGAAGTTGATGATTTTGATGAGTCTGACCAAGACCTTGTTGACGAAGCGCCTGCTGACGATGACGAGCTCGCAGAAGAACAGCATGTTGAAGAGTCGCCGGTTGAAGAGGAGCCCGTTGAACAAGAGCCCGTTAATGACGCGCTTGCTGAGGACGTACCTGAAGACACTGCTCAGTCAACAGAGCCTGAAGAATCAAAGCTAGATGAACTAGACGAAGCGCTGGAAGATACCGCAGAAGAAATTGCGCTTGACGGTGAAGATGAAGTCGACGGGCTAGATGATATCGATACGCCTATCGAAGAAGAAGCGATAGAAGATGCTGAGTCAACAATAGATGAGCCAGCAGAGGCAGCAGGCCTAGAGCTAGACCAAGAACAAGAAGCCATTACCAGTGATGACAGTGCGCAGCCTGAGAGTGACGTTGAAGACGAAACTCACGATGCATTAGCCGATGAGTTGCTAGCGGCTGTTAACGCCGATAGTGAGCCAGAGGCCGAGCTTGTTGTTGATGAGCCGCGTCCAGCAGACGAAAATGACGATGAGTTAGTTTTAGATGAATTAGAAACTGATGAAACAGATTTAGACGACGATAAGCCTTTTGAAGAGCTCGAGTCTTTAGGTTCCGCTGATCAAGTCATTGATGATCCTGAAGCAGAAATACAAGATATAGCTTCGCTAGAAGAAGCCGAGTCGCAAGACGACGTAGATGGGTTTAACGAAGACGAAATAGTAGATGAAGCTTCGCCAGCGGAAGCTCAACTCGACTTTGATAACGATGACAGCGAAGATGCACTTGAGGATACCCGTGAGGATATTCAAGAGAACGACTCAGAAGATGCTTTAGAATCAGCTGACCCCGAAAGTGTAGATGGTGCCCACAGCGATGAAGAAATCGACAGCGATGATGAAGAAATCGACAGCGATAAAGAAAGCCAGAGCGATGAAGAAAGTGACAGCGACGAAGAAGACGAGCTACTAACTGACGATTTACTTTCTGAGCTTGATTCTGACATTGAGACGGGGCAAGAGGTTTCGCCAGACGAGCCCGACGCTGATGATGAAATTAATGAAGATGATTTAGAAGATACTTTTGACATAGAGCCAGACGCTAATGAGCCTCTTGCCGAAGCCGAAGCCGAAGCCGAAGCCGAAGCCGAAGCCGACCCGCTTGATGATGCGTTAGCGGCGTTTGATAAACAAATGATGGATGATATTCCTACATTTGGTGAGTTGAGCGATGATGCTGAAGAGCCAGAGCCAGAGCCAGAGCCAGAGCCAGAGCCAGAGCCAGAGCCAGAAAGCGACGACTATGACGACAGTATTCTTGATAGCGCTTTCGATGAAATTGACGAGTTTGAATTAGAACATGAAGTCGATGGCGTGGTGCCAGAGCCTTTAGCGAATGAAGAGCCTTCAGCGGATAAAGAGCCGTCAGCCACAGAAAAAGATCCCAGCGACTTCGACGAATTAGAAGATGTGCCAGGACTAGATGACTGGTTATCAGGTACTGAAGAATCAGAACAAGAAGAGATATTTGACGATTTAGATGGTGCAGAGTTTGATGAATTACTGCAAAGCATTGAATCAGAGCAGGCAGATGAACCAAGCCTTGAAGCTGATACCACTGAATCTACAGAAAGCTTAAACCTAGAAGATGGCCCAGAGCTTAAGTTAGATGGCCCAGAGCCTGAACTTAAGCTAGATAACCCAGATTTAGATTTAAGTGCGTTGTTAAACGATGTGGATCTCGATGCTGAAGCCGAGTCACGTACACCGCCAGAAGACTTCTTGGATGTAGAAGCGCTTATGGATGATGGCGAAGACAACGAGATAGACCCAGACAGTGCAGAACTTGATTTAGACGTAAGCCTTTCTGATTTCACCGGTGTTAATGATGCCGATGACGTGATTGATATTGATAAAGATGCTGGGCAAAACGCTAACCTCGACCTTGCACGTGTTTATCTAGAAATGGATGATATTGTTGCAGCGAAGGAATTACTCGAAGATGTGATGAATCTAGGTAGTGAAGAACAAAAGCAAGAAGCTGAGAGTATTTTAAAATCCATCAGTTAA
- a CDS encoding 4-phosphoerythronate dehydrogenase, with the protein MKILFEDTIPLGHEYFSGLGDVSRYAWQTLTPEDIKNVDILAVRSTTKVNEVLLSQASQLQFVTTATSGTNHMDKAWLDSQGISWNSAGGCNAVAVAEYVLSALFLADRAGKIDINAITVGIVGAGHVGTALAKRLAALNIEYKLCDPPLSAADDPRTFVDFQDIIGCDVITLHVPYVKSGSHTTGKLINADVLGRLVSNQLLINACRGEVIDEQALLNRLKQPNAPTVVLDVFENEPAINPELVQYCWLMTPHIAGHSVEGKVRGTQYVYEQICNLLEEPSTKTLGEYLSAVEPIEVEFSSASASVLSKQDLIGLMLQVYNLRDDDTAFRERLREALEKQQNESADSEEITASISHTFATMRKNYRVRRECSAYTLILPSNTSDEIKQQLKGLGFLVQA; encoded by the coding sequence ATGAAAATACTCTTTGAAGACACTATTCCTTTAGGCCACGAATACTTCAGTGGCTTAGGTGACGTAAGTCGTTATGCATGGCAAACCCTTACTCCGGAAGATATCAAAAACGTGGATATCTTGGCTGTGCGTTCTACCACCAAAGTCAATGAAGTGTTGCTGAGCCAAGCTTCGCAACTTCAATTCGTTACCACCGCCACCTCTGGCACTAATCACATGGATAAAGCCTGGCTTGATAGTCAGGGAATTAGCTGGAATTCAGCCGGTGGCTGTAACGCCGTCGCCGTGGCCGAATATGTGCTAAGCGCATTATTTTTGGCCGACCGTGCGGGTAAAATAGACATTAATGCTATTACCGTGGGTATTGTGGGGGCAGGGCATGTAGGTACAGCCTTGGCTAAACGATTAGCCGCATTGAACATTGAATACAAGTTGTGCGATCCCCCATTAAGTGCAGCGGATGACCCACGAACTTTCGTTGATTTTCAAGACATTATCGGTTGTGATGTAATCACGCTTCATGTGCCTTATGTGAAATCAGGCAGCCACACCACAGGTAAGTTGATTAATGCTGATGTGCTAGGACGGCTTGTTAGCAATCAGTTGCTTATCAATGCGTGCCGCGGTGAAGTGATTGATGAACAGGCTTTGTTAAATAGGCTTAAACAACCAAACGCGCCCACAGTAGTGTTAGATGTATTTGAAAATGAGCCGGCCATCAACCCCGAACTAGTGCAGTATTGTTGGTTAATGACTCCTCATATTGCTGGGCATTCAGTAGAGGGAAAAGTGCGCGGTACCCAGTATGTTTACGAACAAATATGCAATTTGCTGGAAGAACCAAGCACTAAAACCCTTGGCGAGTATTTATCCGCTGTTGAACCCATCGAAGTAGAATTTTCGTCTGCGTCAGCTTCCGTTTTATCGAAACAAGATTTAATAGGGTTAATGCTACAGGTTTATAACTTGCGTGATGACGATACCGCCTTTCGGGAAAGGTTAAGGGAAGCGCTGGAAAAACAGCAAAATGAAAGTGCAGATAGCGAAGAAATTACTGCCAGCATTAGCCACACCTTTGCTACTATGCGCAAAAACTATCGGGTGCGACGGGAATGCAGTGCGTATACGCTAATATTACCCAGTAACACCTCAGATGAAATTAAACAGCAATTGAAAGGGTTAGGCTTTTTGGTGCAAGCCTAG
- the fabB gene encoding beta-ketoacyl-ACP synthase I, giving the protein MRRAVITGLGIVSSIGVNKQDVLASLKAGKSGITHSEQFAEMGLRSQVWGNIDIDLKEHIDRKAMRFMGDAAAYAYVAMQQAIEDSGLEDSDISNDRTGIIAGSGGASSENQVLSADILREKGVKRVGPYMVPRCMASTVSACLATPFKIRGVNYSIASACATSAHCIGNAMELIQLGKQDVVFAGGGEELHWALSSQFDAMGALSSKYNDNPSVASRTYDAARDGFVSSGGGGMVVVEELEHALARGAKIYGEVVGYGATSDGFDMVAPSGEGAIRCMKMAMQNVSAPIDYLNTHGTSTPVGDVKELAAIQEVFGQSGVPISATKSLTGHALGAAGVNEAIYSLLMMENNFIAPSINIDTLDDAAAGLDIVTQAREATLNTVMSNSFGFGGTNATLVMQRYQG; this is encoded by the coding sequence ATGAGAAGAGCAGTTATCACCGGTCTTGGAATTGTTTCAAGCATCGGCGTCAATAAACAAGATGTACTTGCTTCATTAAAAGCAGGTAAGTCAGGTATTACACACTCTGAGCAGTTCGCTGAGATGGGCTTAAGAAGCCAAGTGTGGGGTAATATCGATATCGACCTTAAAGAGCACATCGACCGCAAAGCTATGCGGTTTATGGGTGATGCGGCGGCCTATGCTTATGTTGCTATGCAACAAGCGATTGAAGATTCAGGCCTTGAAGATAGCGATATTTCTAACGATCGCACGGGTATTATTGCTGGCTCAGGCGGCGCGTCTTCTGAAAACCAAGTGCTTTCTGCAGATATTCTGCGTGAAAAAGGCGTGAAACGTGTTGGGCCTTACATGGTACCTCGTTGTATGGCGTCTACGGTTTCAGCGTGTCTTGCTACACCGTTTAAAATTCGTGGCGTAAACTACTCAATCGCATCAGCTTGTGCCACCAGTGCACATTGTATTGGTAATGCCATGGAGCTTATTCAACTGGGTAAGCAAGACGTTGTATTTGCAGGTGGCGGTGAAGAATTACACTGGGCACTGTCAAGTCAGTTCGACGCCATGGGCGCACTGAGTTCTAAATATAACGACAACCCTTCAGTAGCATCACGTACTTACGATGCAGCCCGCGATGGCTTTGTTAGCTCTGGCGGTGGCGGTATGGTTGTGGTTGAAGAGCTTGAGCATGCATTAGCCCGTGGCGCAAAAATTTACGGTGAAGTGGTTGGCTACGGCGCAACTTCTGATGGCTTCGACATGGTGGCACCATCAGGTGAAGGCGCAATCCGTTGTATGAAAATGGCCATGCAAAATGTGTCTGCACCCATCGATTACTTGAACACCCACGGTACGTCAACACCAGTAGGTGATGTGAAAGAACTGGCGGCTATTCAGGAAGTGTTCGGTCAATCTGGCGTGCCAATTAGTGCAACAAAATCACTAACGGGTCATGCATTAGGTGCAGCTGGGGTTAACGAAGCTATTTATAGCTTGTTGATGATGGAAAACAATTTTATTGCGCCATCAATTAACATCGATACCCTAGACGATGCAGCAGCTGGTCTCGACATTGTTACACAAGCACGTGAAGCAACGTTGAACACGGTTATGTCTAATAGCTTTGGTTTTGGCGGCACTAACGCAACGTTAGTGATGCAGCGTTACCAAGGCTAA